Proteins encoded by one window of Leishmania mexicana MHOM/GT/2001/U1103 complete genome, chromosome 23:
- a CDS encoding putative mitochondrial RNA binding protein has product MFRRMSLSALLQRVATGAVIPTAGRTIVVFSQQHHILESNQRARNSPSNVWIEDWEADRLGMKPEPGALPTQLVLDKQLELFNFDQLLSPPEVMEAPKHSSYSSRKVYGERLQFELNDRAQRHSYQSKWWITRGQAYKENLQFKANARSSILLTKSQIKLFHSSQLSGGEALQQYPVSGGSRRVYSKKGEAFQLLQDHIKSNDFNSGLYFTRRQMEFFKLAPLPDQLPVLQEATTGDRHLIYNVDQLEDPHLALKTLQRAPVNVPTFLLSGEPIMSENTRKFPKTFRSNYWLTGRDAELYQWPIKESEKRRGVPFSTGTSAPVQYELFNVEQLSNPDEAFARAGLFIQ; this is encoded by the coding sequence ATGTTCCGTCGCATGTCTTTGTCTGCGCTGTTGCAGCGCGTGGCTACTGGTGCCGTAATCCCCACTGCTGGTCGCACCATCGTTGTCTTCAGTCAGCAGCATCACATCCTGGAGAGCAACCAGCGGGCGCGCAACAGCCCCAGTAATGTGTGGATCGAGGACTGGGAGGCGGATCGCCTAGGCATGAAGCCGGAGCCAGGTGCCCTGCCTACGCAGCTGGTTTTGGACAAGCAGCTTGAGTTGTTCAACTTCGATCAGCTCCTCTCGCCTCCGGAGGTGATGGAGGCACCGAAGCACAGCAGTTACAGCAGCCGCAAGGTCTACGGTGAGCGGCTGCAGTTCGAGCTCAATGaccgcgcgcagcggcacagctACCAAAGCAAGTGGTGGATCACACGTGGACAGGCGTATAAGGAGAATCTGCAGTTTAAAGCCAACGCGCGGTCGAGCATTCTCCTGACCAAGTCGCAGATTAAGCTCTTTCACTCCAGCcagctcagcggcggcgaagccCTTCAGCAGTACCCCGTTAGCGGTGGCAGTCGCCGCGTGTACAGCAAGAAGGGGGAGGCCTTCCAGCTTCTGCAGGACCACATCAAGTCGAACGACTTCAACAGCGGCCTGTACTTCACCCGCCGTCAGATGGAGTTCTTCAAGCTCGCCCCGCTGCCGGACCAGTTGCCAGTGCTCCAGGAGGCGACAACGGGCGACCGCCACCTTATCTACAACGTGGACCAGCTGGAGGACCCGCACCTGGCGCTGaagacgctgcagcgtgcgccgGTGAATGTGCCGACCTTCCTGTTATCTGGAGAGCCGATCATGTCGGAAAACACCAGGAAGTTCCCGAAGACGTTCCGCAGCAACTACTGGCTGACCGGCCGTGATGCCGAGCTTTACCAGTGGCCCATCAAGGAGAGCGAAAAGCGCCGCGGTGTGCCGTTCAGCACTGGGACTTCGGCCCCGGTCCAGTACGAGCTGTTCAACGTGGAGCAGCTGTCGAACCCTGATGAGGCGTTCGCACGCGCGGGTCTGTTCATTCAGTAG
- a CDS encoding actin interacting protein-like protein: protein MGFTPVERAAHYATRSPRFAKVTSKDLGHFQSVLEKPCGISKRKGKMLTDTEAIAPFNVDWMRQVQGATPAVLMPTCATHVSEILKYCQAKKLAVVPQSGNTSLVYGAEPVHDELVLSTHLMNATPMVSKNTMSVEAESGVILQQCQEACAKEGLLFPLMMGSKGSSMIGGNVSTNAGGIHFARYGSMHSNVLGVEVVTAKGDILNLMSTLRKDNAGYDLKHLFIGSEGTLGVVTRATIKLYPQPTSKQVAMFRLKDFESVLELYHLANSHLAECLSAFEVMDGESMTTSPAKEVPYERTYKYDVFRSGKDFTAAYFCVLVETHGSNEKHDFDKLSEFVEAAQAKLDDKLSGGGQYEPILSQSSTQTEQLWALREGIPVHLASSGLIYKYDVSFPIDKFYGAVEHTREILYKHHKMDPAEVIVVGYGHFGDGNVHLNVVDLTRSHGEQLDAALYPAVYDYCAAHAGSISAEHGVGMQKRDYLHLSRTDEAIRLMRDVKAMMDPNGILNPYKVLPLEQGK from the coding sequence GCGATTGCGCCATTCAATGTGGACTGGATGCGCCAAGTTCAAGGCGCCACCCCGGCTGTGCTGATGCCGACCTGCGCCACTCACGTCAGCGAGATTCTGAAGTACTGCCAAGCGAAGAAGTTGGCGGTAGTGCCGCAGAGCGGCAATACGAGCTTGGTCTACGGCGCGGAGCCGGTGCACGATGAGCTGGTCCTTAGCACGCATCTGATGAACGCAACGCCCATGGTGTCCAAGAACACAATGTCAGTGGAGGCCGAGTCTGGTGTCATCCTCCAACAGTGCCAGGAGGCGTGCGCGAAGGAAGGGCTGCTCTTCCCACTCATGATGGGCTCGAAGGGAAGCTCGATGATTGGCGGCAACGTTAGCACCAACGCCGGTGGCATCCATTTCGCGCGCTACGGCTCCATGCACTCGAACGTGCTCGGcgtggaggtggtgacggcgaAAGGCGACATCTTGAATCTGATGTCGACGCTGCGCAAAGATAACGCCGGCTACGACCTGAAACACCTGTTCATAGGCAGCGAAGGCACCCTGGGTGTGGTGACCCGCGCCACCATCAAGCTGTACCCGCAGCCCACGTCGAAGCAGGTGGCCATGTTCCGCCTGAAGGACTTCGAGTCTGTGCTGGAGCTGTACCACCTGGCGAACAGTCACCTCGCCGAGTGCTTGTCGGCGTTCGAGGTGATGGACGGGGAGTCGATGACGACGAGCCCAGCGAAGGAGGTGCCGTACGAGCGCACGTACAAGTACGACGTGTTCCGCAGCGGCAAGGACTTCACTGCTGCCTACTTCTGCGTTCTCGTGGAGACGCATGGCAGCAACGAGAAGCACGACTTCGACAAGCTCTCCGAATTCGttgaggcggcgcaggcaaAGCTTGACGACAAGctgagcggcggtggccagTACGAGCCCATCCTCTCGCAATCTTCTACCCAGACGGAGCAGCTGTGGGCGCTGCGTGAGGGCATCCCAGTGCATCTGGCGAGCAGCGGACTTATCTACAAGTACGACGTGTCATTCCCTATTGACAAGTTCTacggcgccgtcgagcacacgcgcgagaTTCTATACAAGCACCACAAGATGGACCCGGCCGAGGTGATCGTTGTCGGCTACGGGCACTTTGGCGACGGCAACGTGCATCTGAACGTGGTTGACCTGACCCGCTCGCACGGCGAGCAGCTTGACGCGGCGCTGTACCCGGCTGTGTACGATTACTGCGCTGCACACGCCGGCAGTATCTCGGCCGAGCACGGCGTGGGCATGCAGAAGCGCGACTACCTACACCTCTCCCGCACAGACGAGGCCATTCGACTCATGAGGGACGTCAAGGCGATGATGGACCCGAACGGCATCTTGAACCCATACAAGGTGTTGCCGCTGGAGCAGGGGAAATAA